A single genomic interval of Mucilaginibacter robiniae harbors:
- a CDS encoding thymidylate synthase, whose product MKQYLDLMRHVLENGAQKHDRTGTGTISVFGYQMRFNLQEGFPLVTTKKLHLKSIIHELIWFLSGDTNIKYLKDNGVRIWDEWADEQGNLGPVYGYQWRSWPTPDGRHIDQISQVVHQLKHNPDSRRIMVSAWNVADVDQMALPPCHSLFQFYVAPADAAKGETKGKLSCQLYQRSADIFLGVPFNIASYALLTMMMAQVCDLEYGDFIHTFGDAHLYNNHIEQAKLQLSREPRPLPIMKINPEVKSIFDFKYEDFQLENYDPWPHIKGAVAV is encoded by the coding sequence ATGAAGCAATATTTGGACTTAATGCGCCATGTTTTGGAAAACGGCGCACAGAAACACGATCGTACGGGTACTGGCACCATCAGTGTATTTGGTTACCAAATGCGCTTTAACCTGCAGGAAGGCTTCCCTCTAGTAACCACCAAGAAGCTTCACTTAAAATCAATCATCCATGAACTGATTTGGTTTTTGAGTGGTGATACGAACATTAAATATTTAAAGGATAATGGTGTGCGCATTTGGGACGAGTGGGCTGATGAACAAGGCAATTTAGGCCCGGTATATGGCTACCAATGGCGTTCATGGCCTACGCCAGATGGTCGGCATATTGACCAGATTAGTCAGGTGGTACATCAATTGAAACACAACCCAGATTCACGGCGTATTATGGTATCTGCCTGGAACGTGGCCGATGTAGATCAAATGGCTCTCCCACCCTGTCATAGCTTGTTCCAATTTTATGTAGCACCTGCTGATGCTGCTAAAGGTGAAACCAAAGGGAAGTTATCATGCCAGTTGTACCAACGCAGTGCTGATATATTCTTAGGCGTACCTTTCAACATAGCTTCTTATGCATTGCTTACCATGATGATGGCCCAAGTGTGCGATTTGGAATATGGCGATTTTATCCACACGTTTGGTGATGCTCATTTATACAATAACCATATTGAGCAAGCCAAATTGCAGCTTAGCCGTGAACCCCGACCTTTGCCTATTATGAAGATCAACCCGGAGGTAAAAAGCATATTTGATTTCAAGTACGAAGATTTTCAGCTGGAAAACTACGATCCGTGGCCACACATCAAAGGTGCAGTAGCGGTATAG
- a CDS encoding TldD/PmbA family protein — MKRKDFLYLTGLGLGAAMLPGLPALGSPVSIEDALQPVDTALKKRMADVALNTAKSKGATYADVRIGRYLNQSVITREDRVENIANTESYGMGIRVLANGCWGFAATDRLDNDNIMRTAELAVRIAHDNSKLLKEPVQLAPQKGYGEVSWKTPIEKNAFEVPVKDKVDLLLAANNTALKAGANFINNSLFMINEQKYFASTEGSYIDQDIHRIWPTFTITKTDAKTGAFETRNSLGAPIGMGYEYLIPDENEKIKGGLFPLYKKRYDMLEDIRIGTAQLDEKLKAKPVEPGKYDLILDPTQLFLTIHESVGHPTELDRVLGYEANFAGTSFLTLDKWESKKFNFGSPLVNIIGDKTLPGALGTVGYDDEGVKCGKWDIIKSGTLVNYQTIRDQAHILGLDASQGCCYADNWSSVQFQRMPNVSLQPGKTLLKATDMIKNVERGLYMFGRNSYSIDQQRYNFQFSSQLCYEVRNGQIVGMVKGAAYQANTQEFWNSCAAICDESDFRLGGSFFDGKGQPQQVSAVSHGCSTTRFNKVNVINTGRRI, encoded by the coding sequence TTGAAAAGAAAAGATTTCCTTTACCTTACAGGTTTGGGGCTGGGTGCAGCTATGCTGCCCGGCTTACCAGCTTTAGGTTCTCCTGTATCTATTGAAGACGCTTTACAGCCGGTAGATACAGCTTTAAAAAAACGCATGGCCGATGTGGCGCTAAATACTGCCAAATCTAAAGGTGCTACTTACGCTGATGTACGTATAGGTCGTTACCTAAATCAATCAGTCATTACCCGTGAAGACAGGGTAGAAAATATTGCCAATACGGAATCGTATGGTATGGGCATTCGAGTACTGGCCAATGGTTGCTGGGGTTTTGCCGCTACCGACCGACTAGATAATGATAACATTATGCGAACAGCCGAGCTGGCCGTTCGTATAGCTCATGATAACTCCAAATTATTAAAGGAACCCGTTCAATTAGCTCCGCAAAAGGGATATGGTGAAGTTAGCTGGAAAACGCCCATTGAAAAGAACGCTTTTGAGGTACCTGTAAAAGACAAGGTAGATTTACTACTGGCTGCCAACAATACAGCTCTGAAAGCAGGAGCTAATTTTATTAATAACTCACTGTTCATGATTAATGAACAGAAGTATTTTGCTTCTACTGAAGGTTCGTACATTGACCAGGACATTCATCGCATTTGGCCAACATTTACTATTACCAAAACGGATGCAAAAACGGGAGCTTTCGAAACCCGCAACTCATTAGGTGCTCCAATAGGTATGGGCTATGAATACCTGATACCTGATGAAAACGAAAAAATAAAAGGGGGCTTATTCCCGCTTTACAAGAAGCGGTACGATATGCTGGAAGATATTCGTATAGGCACTGCACAGCTGGATGAAAAATTAAAAGCAAAGCCAGTTGAACCCGGTAAGTATGATTTGATATTAGATCCTACTCAATTGTTCCTGACCATACATGAATCAGTAGGCCATCCAACCGAGCTAGACCGTGTACTAGGTTACGAGGCTAACTTTGCCGGCACCAGCTTCCTGACACTGGATAAATGGGAATCCAAGAAGTTTAATTTCGGTAGTCCGCTTGTGAACATTATAGGCGATAAAACATTACCTGGAGCTTTAGGTACCGTAGGCTATGATGACGAAGGTGTAAAATGTGGCAAATGGGACATTATTAAAAGTGGGACACTGGTTAATTATCAAACCATTCGTGACCAAGCTCATATTTTAGGCCTAGATGCCTCACAAGGATGTTGCTATGCCGATAATTGGAGTAGTGTGCAATTTCAGCGTATGCCGAACGTGAGTTTACAACCTGGCAAAACACTGCTTAAAGCTACCGATATGATCAAGAACGTAGAACGCGGCTTGTATATGTTTGGCCGCAATTCCTACTCTATCGATCAGCAACGATATAATTTCCAGTTTAGCAGTCAGCTGTGTTACGAAGTACGGAACGGGCAAATTGTGGGCATGGTTAAAGGTGCCGCTTACCAAGCCAACACGCAAGAGTTTTGGAATTCTTGTGCAGCCATCTGTGATGAATCTGATTTTCGCTTAGGCGGATCTTTCTTTGATGGCAAAGGTCAGCCGCAACAAGTTAGTGCTGTCTCACATGGTTGCTCTACCACACGCTTTAATAAAGTAAACGTGATTAATACTGGGCGAAGAATTTGA
- the queG gene encoding tRNA epoxyqueuosine(34) reductase QueG has product MKQHLSTYSQQIKAEAQRLGFMFCGIAKADFLEEEAPRLENWLKQGHHGEMQYMENYFDKRLDPRLLVDDAKSVISLALNYYTDKQQTDPLAPKISKYAYGMDYHDVIKDKLKQLLYFMQETIGQVNGRAFVDSAPVLDRAWAKRSGLGWIGKNSNLINKKSGSFFFLAELIVDAELEYDVAPTIDHCGTCTRCIDACPTDAIVAPYVVDGSRCISYLTIELKNNLPEEFKGKTDDWMFGCDVCQNVCPWNRFSITHQEPAFEPHPELLDMTRRDWQEITHDTFQQVFKKSAVKRTKFTGLKRNIEFLG; this is encoded by the coding sequence TTGAAGCAGCATCTGTCAACATATAGCCAGCAAATTAAAGCTGAGGCCCAACGCCTTGGATTTATGTTTTGCGGTATAGCAAAAGCAGATTTTCTGGAAGAAGAAGCGCCGCGGCTGGAAAACTGGCTTAAACAGGGCCACCATGGCGAAATGCAGTACATGGAAAACTATTTTGACAAACGGCTTGACCCACGCCTGTTAGTTGATGATGCCAAATCTGTAATTTCATTAGCACTCAATTATTACACGGATAAACAACAAACAGACCCGCTGGCTCCCAAAATTTCCAAATATGCTTACGGGATGGATTATCACGATGTGATTAAAGACAAGCTAAAGCAACTGTTATATTTTATGCAGGAAACCATAGGCCAGGTAAACGGCCGGGCCTTTGTGGATTCAGCACCAGTGTTAGACCGGGCCTGGGCCAAACGTTCGGGGTTAGGCTGGATAGGTAAAAACAGTAACCTGATTAACAAAAAAAGCGGTTCTTTCTTTTTTTTGGCTGAATTGATTGTAGATGCCGAACTGGAATATGATGTAGCGCCTACTATTGATCATTGCGGTACATGTACCCGCTGCATAGATGCCTGCCCTACCGATGCTATTGTTGCACCTTACGTAGTAGATGGCAGTCGTTGCATATCTTACCTGACTATTGAACTAAAAAATAATTTACCAGAAGAGTTCAAAGGAAAAACAGACGATTGGATGTTTGGCTGCGATGTATGCCAAAATGTATGCCCTTGGAACCGTTTTTCTATAACTCACCAGGAACCAGCCTTTGAGCCACATCCGGAGTTATTAGACATGACACGCCGCGACTGGCAGGAAATTACACATGATACCTTTCAGCAAGTTTTCAAGAAATCAGCAGTGAAGCGCACGAAGTTTACGGGACTAAAACGCAATATTGAATTTTTAGGATAA
- a CDS encoding SpoIIAA family protein, which produces MLQFINDLPEHVVGIHAIGEVTKEDYDKVLVPRLEDLAKRQGEINYLIVLETNVQNFALGTWFQDLKLALKHFTKWKKVAIVTDQHSIEWTASNIVNYLLPGHSKGFSLDKLDEAVKWIAE; this is translated from the coding sequence ATGCTTCAATTCATAAATGATTTACCCGAACATGTAGTAGGTATCCATGCCATTGGTGAGGTAACTAAAGAGGATTATGATAAAGTACTGGTGCCACGCTTGGAAGATTTAGCCAAACGCCAGGGCGAAATCAATTACCTGATTGTGCTGGAAACCAATGTACAGAACTTTGCTTTAGGTACCTGGTTCCAGGATTTAAAACTTGCCCTGAAACATTTTACCAAGTGGAAAAAGGTAGCTATTGTAACCGATCAGCATAGCATTGAGTGGACAGCATCGAACATTGTGAACTACTTACTACCAGGCCATTCTAAAGGGTTTAGCTTGGATAAACTGGACGAAGCAGTTAAATGGATTGCAGAATAA
- a CDS encoding GNAT family N-acetyltransferase, protein MTPVISIKKLTAADAPQLLTISKQTFFDAFFYLNQPEDMELYAAQAFTLKQLLQEITTPSSAFYWAILNNKPVGFIKLNSGMAQNEFQDYNSLEIERLYVLASHQRLQIGSLLMEFAIAEARKNRNQFIWLGVWEHNHQAIRFYQRWGFVTYGSHTFMLGNDQQTDLLMRRDLPDDAV, encoded by the coding sequence TTGACACCTGTAATCTCCATAAAAAAGCTCACCGCGGCTGATGCGCCACAATTGCTTACCATAAGTAAGCAAACTTTTTTTGATGCCTTTTTTTACCTGAACCAGCCGGAAGACATGGAGCTTTATGCGGCTCAGGCTTTTACGCTTAAACAGCTTTTACAGGAAATTACTACCCCTAGTTCTGCTTTTTATTGGGCTATACTCAACAATAAGCCTGTTGGCTTTATTAAATTGAACAGTGGTATGGCGCAGAATGAATTTCAAGATTATAATAGCTTGGAAATTGAACGCTTATATGTACTAGCCTCACACCAGCGCCTGCAAATAGGAAGCTTGTTAATGGAGTTTGCTATAGCCGAAGCCCGTAAAAACCGTAACCAATTTATATGGCTGGGCGTGTGGGAACACAATCATCAGGCCATTCGCTTTTACCAGCGCTGGGGCTTTGTTACATATGGCAGTCATACCTTTATGCTCGGTAACGATCAACAAACAGACTTACTAATGCGAAGAGATTTACCTGATGATGCTGTATAA
- a CDS encoding LapA family protein, translating to MSFKTIIAIIITIALTITIMQNPEPATFTILFVPVTLPKLIMLTSVSVGGFLLGVLVSRPKRNRYSNHPYPNDEDEDNDDGSSSTLSDEDREYIS from the coding sequence ATGAGTTTCAAAACCATTATAGCCATAATTATTACCATAGCTCTTACCATAACCATTATGCAAAATCCCGAGCCGGCTACCTTTACTATTTTGTTTGTACCGGTTACTTTGCCTAAATTGATAATGCTGACCTCAGTATCAGTTGGTGGTTTTTTATTGGGGGTATTGGTAAGTCGGCCAAAGCGTAACAGGTACAGCAATCACCCCTACCCTAACGATGAAGATGAAGATAACGATGATGGATCATCCAGTACACTAAGTGACGAGGATAGAGAATATATAAGTTGA
- a CDS encoding RNA polymerase sigma factor, translating into MAAKDDAFRHIFETNSKKIYRLCYGYTGDEDAANDLLQETFVKVWQNLDKFRNNAMISTWIYRIAVNTCLTYLRSEKRQAKEELTPQLAETRMEELSEKNEQVALLYKCIAKLEESERIIITMVLDEMPYPEIADISGISEGNLRVKIYRIKQKLTDLYNHYERV; encoded by the coding sequence GTGGCTGCTAAAGATGATGCCTTCAGGCATATTTTTGAAACGAACTCGAAAAAAATTTACCGCTTATGTTACGGTTACACCGGAGACGAAGATGCGGCTAATGATTTATTGCAGGAAACCTTTGTGAAGGTTTGGCAAAATTTAGACAAATTCAGGAACAATGCCATGATCTCGACTTGGATTTACCGTATTGCCGTAAATACCTGCCTTACTTACTTGCGTTCGGAAAAACGCCAGGCTAAAGAAGAACTAACACCTCAACTGGCCGAAACCCGCATGGAAGAGTTATCAGAAAAAAACGAGCAGGTGGCCTTACTTTATAAATGCATTGCCAAGCTGGAAGAATCAGAAAGAATAATTATTACTATGGTGCTGGACGAAATGCCTTATCCTGAAATTGCCGATATATCGGGCATATCAGAAGGCAATCTGCGGGTGAAAATTTATCGTATTAAACAAAAGCTAACCGATTTATACAACCACTATGAAAGAGTTTGA
- a CDS encoding CinA family protein, whose translation MPSDIVIKCSHALKDQDLTIAFAESVTAGKFISEFALIPNCGKVLKGGIACYDVSVKVNLMGVSQETLDQFTPESAEVTEELAIGLRKLMPADVIVAVTGLAAPGGSETEEKPVGTVFIHGFIKDKPWKQRLFIDDEPEQVILKSIDTVAEYLLQQLPPPTIPPNC comes from the coding sequence ATGCCATCGGATATCGTAATCAAGTGCAGTCATGCACTCAAAGATCAAGATTTAACCATAGCTTTTGCTGAAAGTGTTACGGCTGGAAAATTTATTTCAGAATTTGCATTGATACCCAATTGCGGCAAAGTGCTTAAGGGTGGTATAGCCTGTTATGATGTAAGTGTAAAAGTTAACTTAATGGGCGTATCTCAGGAAACGCTTGATCAATTCACGCCTGAATCGGCCGAAGTAACAGAAGAGTTAGCCATTGGCCTTCGCAAGCTTATGCCTGCCGACGTGATTGTAGCGGTTACAGGCCTAGCTGCCCCTGGTGGTAGTGAAACAGAAGAAAAGCCGGTAGGTACAGTGTTTATACACGGCTTCATCAAAGATAAACCATGGAAACAACGCCTGTTTATTGATGACGAGCCTGAGCAGGTTATTTTGAAATCTATTGATACCGTAGCTGAATATTTGCTTCAACAGTTACCTCCACCAACCATACCACCCAACTGCTAA
- the ispE gene encoding 4-(cytidine 5'-diphospho)-2-C-methyl-D-erythritol kinase, whose amino-acid sequence MGKLTNIAMITFPNAKINLGLNITERREDGYHNLETVFYPVQIKDALEIVESKMLSFQSSGIAIPGNPESNLCLKAYHLLKKDYDIPPVSIHLHKHIPIGAGLGGGSADAAFFVKLVNQHFNLSLSNEAMMEYARQLGADCAFFIENKPVFAFEKGDRFEPVQVDLSAYVIVLIMPPVHVSTAEAYGGIKPAPASRPLQELIQLPVTEWRHHIKNDFEINIFKHHPIISNVKNALYKAGALYASMSGSGASVFGLFKQTPNLKHLELQHQMYLSV is encoded by the coding sequence ATGGGTAAGCTGACAAACATTGCTATGATTACTTTCCCGAACGCTAAAATTAATTTAGGTTTAAATATTACTGAACGCCGTGAAGATGGCTATCATAATCTGGAAACGGTTTTTTACCCGGTGCAAATTAAAGATGCCTTGGAAATAGTAGAGAGTAAAATGTTGAGCTTTCAATCATCAGGTATTGCCATACCTGGTAATCCGGAAAGTAATTTATGTTTAAAGGCGTACCACTTGCTAAAAAAAGATTATGATATACCGCCAGTCAGCATTCATTTGCATAAACATATACCTATAGGAGCAGGACTAGGTGGCGGATCTGCAGATGCTGCTTTTTTTGTTAAGCTGGTAAACCAGCATTTTAATTTGTCGCTCAGTAATGAAGCCATGATGGAGTATGCCCGGCAACTAGGGGCTGACTGTGCTTTTTTCATCGAGAACAAACCCGTGTTTGCTTTTGAGAAAGGAGACAGGTTTGAGCCTGTTCAGGTAGATTTATCGGCGTACGTTATAGTACTGATTATGCCGCCCGTGCATGTATCTACCGCCGAAGCTTATGGCGGCATTAAACCTGCACCTGCTAGTCGTCCACTACAGGAGCTCATTCAACTACCAGTAACGGAGTGGCGACATCATATTAAAAATGATTTTGAGATCAACATCTTCAAACATCACCCGATTATCAGTAACGTAAAAAATGCTTTATATAAGGCAGGCGCTTTATATGCCAGCATGAGTGGAAGCGGCGCTTCTGTATTCGGCTTATTTAAGCAAACCCCCAATTTAAAACATTTAGAGCTGCAGCATCAGATGTATCTTTCTGTTTAG
- a CDS encoding dicarboxylate/amino acid:cation symporter: MKQNKLTLYIFIALIAGILAGYVYNIKVIKVYNDNIAVADSQLKAIDTKLVQLKDTTAIEYQNLKTSRTTVVKARKENDSTRDSKLEGFSILSDIFLRLIKMIVAPLVFTTLVVGVAKVGDIQSVGRIGGKTMTWFISATLISLLLGMVLVNFFRPGERMHIPLPDSHLGTDIKATALSLRDFVSHVFPKSFIEAMANNEILQIVIFALFFGVATAAIGEQGEIVIKAMDAIAHVILKITGYVMQLAPLAVFGAITAVVARQGLGILSTYAVFIGEFYFSLIVLWGVIVLAGFMVLGSRALNLVNRIKDAMLIAFSTSTSEAAYPRVLMELERFGCNNKIVSFVLPLGYSFNLDGSMMYMTFASLFLAQSYGIHLAFGQQLSMLLILMLTSKGVAGVPRASLVVIAGTIAMFNIPEAGLALLIGIDPLLDMGRSATNVLGNAMATAVVSKWEGELKK, translated from the coding sequence ATGAAACAAAATAAACTAACGCTGTACATTTTTATTGCCTTAATTGCCGGTATTCTGGCCGGATATGTTTACAACATTAAAGTAATTAAAGTTTACAACGATAATATAGCCGTAGCAGATAGTCAGCTTAAAGCCATTGACACCAAATTGGTTCAACTGAAAGATACCACTGCAATTGAATACCAAAATTTAAAAACTTCTAGAACTACGGTAGTTAAAGCTCGTAAAGAAAATGACAGCACTCGCGATAGTAAACTAGAAGGCTTCAGTATTTTAAGCGACATATTTTTACGTCTGATTAAAATGATTGTAGCGCCGCTGGTGTTTACTACCTTGGTGGTAGGAGTAGCTAAGGTTGGCGACATTCAATCAGTAGGGCGTATTGGCGGGAAAACTATGACTTGGTTCATTAGTGCTACGCTGATTTCTTTACTGCTGGGCATGGTGCTGGTTAATTTTTTTAGGCCGGGCGAGCGGATGCACATTCCGTTACCTGACAGTCATTTGGGTACTGATATCAAAGCAACTGCTTTATCCCTGCGCGATTTTGTTAGCCATGTGTTCCCGAAAAGCTTTATTGAGGCCATGGCTAATAATGAAATATTGCAGATTGTAATTTTTGCCTTGTTTTTTGGTGTAGCCACCGCTGCTATTGGCGAGCAAGGTGAAATTGTAATTAAAGCGATGGATGCCATAGCACACGTAATTTTAAAAATTACCGGCTATGTAATGCAATTGGCCCCACTGGCAGTATTTGGTGCTATTACAGCAGTAGTAGCACGGCAAGGGTTAGGTATTTTATCTACCTATGCAGTTTTTATTGGGGAGTTTTATTTTTCGCTGATTGTGTTATGGGGTGTAATTGTACTAGCCGGCTTTATGGTACTGGGATCTCGTGCCCTGAACCTGGTTAATCGTATTAAAGATGCCATGTTAATCGCATTTAGTACCTCAACTAGCGAGGCAGCCTACCCACGTGTGTTGATGGAACTGGAACGTTTTGGCTGTAATAACAAGATTGTGAGCTTCGTGCTACCACTGGGTTATTCGTTCAATCTAGATGGTTCCATGATGTACATGACCTTTGCTTCGTTGTTTTTGGCGCAATCATACGGTATTCACTTAGCGTTTGGCCAGCAATTATCTATGCTATTAATTTTAATGCTAACCAGTAAAGGTGTAGCGGGTGTGCCTCGGGCTTCACTGGTGGTTATTGCTGGTACTATTGCTATGTTTAATATCCCGGAAGCAGGTTTGGCTTTGCTGATTGGCATTGACCCATTGCTGGATATGGGCCGTTCGGCTACTAACGTGCTGGGTAATGCTATGGCTACAGCGGTAGTGAGTAAATGGGAAGGAGAGCTGAAGAAATAA
- the ruvB gene encoding Holliday junction branch migration DNA helicase RuvB has protein sequence MNENLDPNRERLSGTERDIEKVLRPQAFEDFTGQHKILANLKVFVQAARQRRESLDHVLLHGPPGLGKTTLSHIIANEMGVGIKITSGPVLDKPGDLAGLLTNLEPGDILFIDEIHRLSPLVEEYLYSAMEDFKIDIMLESGPNARSVQISLNPFTLVGATTRSGLLTAPLRARFGINSRLEYYDAKLLTTIVLRSASILNTPINDEGAYEIARRSRGTPRIANALLRRTRDFAQIKGNGSIDPAIAKYALNALNVDEHGLDEMDNKILLTIIEKFKGGPVGVKTIATAVGEDEGTIEEVYEPFLIQEGYLMRTSRGREATDNAYRHLGIMRASAAPKLF, from the coding sequence ATGAATGAGAATTTAGATCCTAACCGGGAACGATTAAGCGGCACCGAGCGCGACATTGAAAAAGTGTTGCGACCACAGGCTTTTGAAGATTTTACCGGTCAGCATAAAATATTAGCAAACTTAAAAGTATTTGTACAGGCTGCCCGTCAGCGTCGCGAATCATTAGACCATGTACTGCTGCATGGCCCACCAGGACTAGGTAAAACTACCCTGTCGCACATTATTGCCAATGAAATGGGGGTTGGCATTAAAATTACCTCAGGTCCGGTATTGGATAAGCCTGGCGACTTGGCCGGCCTATTAACTAATCTGGAACCCGGCGACATTTTATTTATTGACGAGATACATCGTTTAAGTCCGCTGGTGGAAGAATACTTGTATTCGGCAATGGAGGACTTCAAAATTGACATCATGCTGGAGAGCGGCCCCAATGCCCGTTCTGTACAGATTTCTTTAAATCCGTTCACCTTAGTAGGCGCTACTACACGTTCAGGCTTGTTAACAGCTCCGCTACGTGCCCGATTTGGCATTAATTCCCGATTAGAATATTATGATGCCAAGTTGCTTACCACTATTGTATTGCGCTCGGCATCCATCTTGAACACCCCTATTAATGATGAAGGAGCTTATGAGATTGCTCGTCGCAGCCGAGGCACCCCACGTATAGCTAATGCCCTACTGCGCCGTACACGTGATTTTGCTCAGATTAAAGGTAATGGCAGTATTGACCCAGCTATTGCCAAATACGCGCTGAACGCACTGAATGTGGACGAGCATGGCTTAGACGAGATGGATAACAAAATCCTGCTCACCATTATTGAAAAGTTTAAAGGCGGCCCAGTAGGCGTAAAAACAATTGCTACCGCCGTTGGTGAAGACGAAGGCACTATTGAAGAAGTTTATGAGCCATTCCTGATTCAGGAAGGTTACCTGATGCGTACCTCACGTGGCCGTGAAGCTACTGATAATGCCTACCGCCATTTAGGTATTATGCGTGCCAGTGCAGCGCCCAAATTATTTTAG
- a CDS encoding polysaccharide deacetylase family protein: MFKLSSLFLSVCTLGMMGCHSGTAKQAANNSNATSTTTVITEETTTAVATKPSGKKASNAEIMQRKQVPVICYHQIRDWRATDSKSAKDYIVQIAAFKEHIKMLADSGYHTILPDQLYNYLVYGTSLPSKPIILTFDDTDLDQFTIARPELKKYGFKGVYFVMTVSLGRPHYMSSEQVKQLSDEGNVIGSHTWDHHNFKKFQGKDWEIQLDKPTKKLEDITGKKIDYFAYPFGLWNEQGLPELHKRGFKIAFQLAEKRDANDPLMTVRRILDSGYWSAKTLSNSIKNSF, from the coding sequence ATGTTTAAACTATCTTCTCTATTCTTATCCGTATGCACGTTGGGCATGATGGGTTGCCATTCCGGTACAGCCAAGCAAGCCGCAAACAATTCAAATGCAACAAGCACAACTACAGTAATTACAGAAGAAACGACAACTGCTGTAGCTACCAAACCCAGTGGCAAAAAGGCTTCAAATGCTGAAATTATGCAACGCAAGCAGGTTCCGGTAATTTGCTATCACCAGATACGCGATTGGAGAGCTACTGACTCTAAAAGCGCGAAAGATTATATTGTACAGATTGCTGCCTTTAAAGAGCATATTAAAATGCTGGCCGATAGTGGCTACCATACCATTTTGCCCGATCAATTATACAATTATCTGGTTTACGGCACTTCATTGCCTAGCAAACCTATCATACTCACGTTTGATGATACTGACCTGGACCAATTTACCATAGCTCGGCCCGAATTGAAAAAGTATGGTTTTAAAGGCGTGTATTTTGTAATGACAGTATCGTTAGGCAGGCCACATTACATGAGCAGTGAGCAGGTGAAACAATTATCAGACGAGGGCAATGTGATTGGCAGCCATACCTGGGACCACCATAACTTTAAAAAGTTTCAGGGTAAAGATTGGGAAATACAGTTGGATAAACCGACTAAGAAGCTGGAAGATATTACAGGTAAAAAGATTGACTACTTTGCCTATCCATTTGGCTTGTGGAACGAACAGGGTTTACCTGAGTTGCATAAACGTGGTTTTAAGATTGCTTTCCAGCTAGCCGAAAAACGAGATGCAAACGATCCGTTAATGACTGTACGCCGCATTTTGGATAGCGGTTACTGGAGCGCCAAAACTTTAAGCAATAGCATTAAAAATAGCTTTTAA